One Halosegnis longus DNA window includes the following coding sequences:
- a CDS encoding PspA/IM30 family protein translates to MGILSRASYVIRSKLNTLISSAEDPSEQLDYSYEQMRDELQDVKQGIADLTTQKKRLEIQKRRLEENVEKHNEQAREAVRQDREDLARRALEKKKSKMSQIEDLETQIADLQQTQDNLVSKKDELQQQIERFKTEKETMKARYEAAEASTRVSEAMTGAGDEMEDVSRSIERAREQTQDMEARAEAMDELEGSGALENAMDDRSDIEKELDSGRADAEIESELDTLRQQEGVETESESSAETTETEDDALEDLDATESSDADVEAELAELQDDESK, encoded by the coding sequence ATGGGAATCCTCTCGCGGGCGTCGTACGTCATCCGGTCGAAGCTCAACACGCTCATCTCGAGCGCGGAAGACCCCAGCGAACAGCTCGATTACTCCTACGAGCAGATGCGCGACGAGTTGCAGGACGTGAAACAGGGCATCGCCGACCTGACGACTCAGAAGAAACGGCTCGAAATCCAGAAGCGCCGGCTCGAGGAGAACGTCGAGAAACACAACGAGCAGGCGCGTGAAGCCGTCCGGCAGGACCGCGAGGACCTCGCGCGGCGCGCACTGGAAAAAAAGAAGAGCAAGATGAGCCAAATCGAGGACCTGGAGACACAGATCGCCGACCTCCAGCAGACGCAGGACAACCTCGTCTCCAAGAAGGACGAACTCCAACAGCAGATCGAGCGGTTCAAGACGGAAAAGGAGACGATGAAGGCGCGCTACGAGGCCGCAGAGGCCAGCACCCGTGTCTCCGAGGCGATGACCGGCGCGGGCGACGAGATGGAAGACGTGTCCCGCTCCATCGAGCGGGCGCGCGAACAGACCCAAGACATGGAGGCCCGCGCCGAGGCGATGGACGAACTCGAAGGCTCCGGCGCGCTGGAGAACGCGATGGACGACCGCTCGGACATCGAGAAGGAACTCGACAGCGGGCGTGCCGACGCCGAAATCGAGTCCGAACTCGACACGCTCCGCCAGCAGGAGGGCGTGGAGACCGAAAGCGAATCGAGCGCCGAGACGACAGAGACCGAGGACGACGCGCTCGAAGACCTCGACGCGACCGAGTCGTCGGACGCGGACGTGGAGGCGGAACTCGCGGAGCTGCAGGACGACGAGTCGAAGTAG
- a CDS encoding TrkH family potassium uptake protein — protein sequence MSIGSGGGVRVEWRTSVALTGRVLKYLAVPLCVPLVVALLYGDDILTFAIAVVATFLLGFAIEQLDPDPDLGGREALLMVALTWLAIAAVGTLPYLIAGMGTDSTLAHPVNALFESMSGFTTTGATVMGDISFEQHSHALLLWRQLTQWLGGMGIVVLAIAILPELSVGGAQLMDAEAPGPGIEKLTPRIAETARVLWLVYAGITALEIVLLFVFHLVGLAPAMDNLVAGTDHAAAAYNAVAHGLTTMPTGGFSPEARSIEAFSAAVQWLIIPFMFAAGVNFALTWRLLSGEPRALLNDIEFRAYSGIIGVFSVVLAALLFTGGADVGPGALDFYSGIAGDIEASLRHAIFQVLAMVTTTGYASIDFNAWSQPLKYLLLFAMFVGGSAGSTGGGIKIVRWIVIIKSIKRELFTSVHPEAVSPVRLGGNAIDERAVRGIQTFTLVYMLCFGFGAALLMLDAARTGVDLSAFEGIAAAASTVGNVGPGFGRLGPMGSYEFFPVPSKLLMTFLMWIGRLEIIPVLVLLTSSYWRS from the coding sequence CTGAGTATCGGCTCTGGTGGGGGCGTCCGCGTCGAGTGGCGGACCAGCGTCGCCCTGACCGGGCGCGTCCTCAAGTATCTCGCCGTCCCGCTGTGTGTCCCCCTCGTCGTCGCCCTGCTGTACGGCGACGATATCCTCACCTTCGCTATCGCCGTCGTCGCGACGTTTCTCCTCGGCTTCGCTATCGAACAGCTTGACCCCGACCCCGACCTCGGCGGGCGCGAAGCGCTGCTCATGGTCGCGCTCACGTGGCTGGCCATCGCCGCCGTCGGCACCCTTCCGTATCTCATCGCCGGGATGGGAACCGACAGCACGCTCGCCCATCCGGTGAACGCGCTGTTCGAGTCGATGTCCGGCTTCACCACGACCGGCGCGACCGTCATGGGGGATATCTCCTTCGAGCAACATTCCCACGCGCTGTTGTTGTGGCGACAGCTCACCCAGTGGCTCGGTGGGATGGGTATCGTCGTGCTCGCTATCGCCATCCTCCCTGAGCTTTCCGTCGGTGGTGCACAGCTGATGGACGCCGAGGCCCCCGGCCCCGGCATCGAGAAGCTCACGCCTCGCATCGCCGAGACGGCCCGCGTCCTCTGGCTCGTCTACGCCGGCATCACCGCCCTCGAAATCGTCCTGCTCTTCGTCTTCCATCTCGTCGGACTCGCGCCTGCGATGGATAATCTCGTGGCCGGCACCGACCACGCCGCGGCCGCGTACAACGCCGTCGCCCACGGGCTGACGACGATGCCGACCGGCGGCTTCTCGCCCGAGGCGCGCTCCATCGAGGCGTTCTCGGCGGCGGTCCAGTGGCTCATCATCCCGTTCATGTTCGCGGCGGGCGTCAACTTCGCGCTGACGTGGCGGCTGCTTTCGGGTGAGCCGCGCGCGCTGCTCAACGATATCGAGTTTCGTGCGTACTCGGGTATCATCGGCGTGTTCTCGGTCGTCCTCGCGGCCCTGCTGTTCACCGGTGGTGCCGACGTTGGACCGGGTGCCCTCGACTTCTACTCCGGTATCGCCGGCGACATCGAGGCGTCGCTGCGCCACGCCATCTTCCAAGTGCTCGCGATGGTGACGACGACCGGCTACGCGAGCATCGACTTCAACGCGTGGTCACAGCCGCTGAAGTATCTCCTCCTGTTTGCGATGTTCGTCGGCGGCTCCGCCGGATCAACCGGTGGTGGTATCAAAATCGTCCGGTGGATTGTCATCATCAAGAGCATCAAACGAGAGCTGTTCACCTCGGTCCACCCCGAGGCCGTCTCGCCGGTTCGGCTCGGCGGGAACGCAATCGACGAGCGTGCGGTCCGTGGTATCCAGACGTTCACGCTCGTCTATATGCTCTGTTTCGGCTTCGGCGCGGCGCTGTTGATGCTCGATGCGGCTCGCACCGGGGTCGACCTGAGCGCGTTTGAGGGTATCGCCGCCGCCGCCTCCACCGTCGGGAACGTCGGGCCGGGCTTCGGTCGGCTCGGACCGATGGGCTCGTACGAGTTCTTCCCCGTCCCCTCGAAACTGCTCATGACCTTCCTGATGTGGATTGGACGACTCGAGATTATCCCGGTGCTCGTGTTGCTCACCTCCTCGTACTGGCGGTCGTAG
- a CDS encoding TrkH family potassium uptake protein — protein sequence MRVDWRTSVSLVGAVLKGLAVPLAVTALVAVVYAEPPTPFLISAAGSLLAGFALERFPQQELYPREAFLMVALTWLAVALVGSIPFLLAGTGVFTSPLNALFESMSGITTTGATVIDDFSAHSRGLLFWRQLLQWLGGLGILVLAVGLLSQLSVGGARLMETETQTEDLTKLAPRMSRTARLLGSLYVGLTLLLAVLLYLLFLLDIAPNMDPFNAVSHALTTLATAGFSPEPDSVGAFAPAAQYLITLFMFVGATNFVILYALTQGRTQALRESEEFRFYALLVAGVTALATAILAIDGEFTGAEPTIRHGLFQVVSILTTTGYATVDFNLWSPAVKHVLFLCMFVGGMAGSTTCSIKTFRWLVVVKSFRRELFTELHPEAIRPVRLGGDIVDEETVHDTTMYILLSIVIFVLLTVIVVVDSTRSGLAVGEFDAMSAAASTFLNIGPAFGAAGPYGSYADFPTVSKTAMVVLMWVGRIEIIPVLVLLTPRFWRS from the coding sequence ATGAGAGTCGACTGGCGAACGAGTGTGAGTCTCGTCGGTGCCGTCCTGAAGGGCCTCGCGGTCCCGCTCGCGGTCACCGCACTCGTCGCCGTCGTCTACGCCGAACCGCCGACGCCGTTTCTCATCTCCGCCGCCGGCTCGCTGCTTGCCGGCTTCGCGCTCGAACGGTTCCCCCAACAGGAGCTGTACCCCCGCGAAGCGTTTCTGATGGTCGCGCTCACCTGGCTGGCTGTCGCCCTCGTCGGGAGCATCCCGTTCCTGCTCGCCGGCACCGGCGTGTTCACGTCGCCGCTGAACGCGCTGTTCGAGTCGATGTCCGGCATCACGACGACCGGCGCGACCGTCATCGACGACTTCTCGGCGCACTCACGGGGGCTGTTGTTCTGGCGACAGCTGCTCCAGTGGCTCGGCGGGCTCGGTATTCTGGTGCTCGCCGTCGGCCTGCTCTCGCAGCTTTCCGTCGGTGGCGCACGGCTGATGGAGACGGAGACGCAGACCGAGGACCTCACGAAGCTCGCCCCTCGGATGTCACGCACCGCACGGCTCCTCGGCTCGCTGTACGTCGGGTTGACGCTCCTGCTCGCGGTCCTGTTGTACCTGCTGTTTCTGCTGGATATCGCGCCGAACATGGACCCGTTCAACGCCGTGTCGCACGCGCTCACCACGCTCGCGACCGCCGGCTTCTCGCCGGAGCCGGACAGCGTCGGCGCGTTCGCGCCCGCCGCCCAGTATCTCATCACGCTGTTCATGTTCGTCGGCGCGACAAATTTCGTCATCCTGTACGCGCTCACGCAGGGACGCACGCAAGCCCTGCGCGAGAGCGAGGAGTTTCGCTTCTACGCGCTGCTCGTCGCCGGCGTGACTGCGCTCGCGACGGCAATCCTCGCTATCGACGGCGAGTTCACCGGCGCCGAGCCGACGATACGCCACGGGCTGTTTCAGGTCGTCTCGATACTGACGACGACCGGCTACGCGACCGTCGACTTCAACCTCTGGTCGCCGGCGGTCAAACACGTCCTCTTTTTGTGTATGTTCGTCGGCGGGATGGCCGGCTCGACCACCTGCTCCATCAAGACGTTCCGCTGGCTCGTCGTGGTGAAGTCGTTCCGCCGGGAACTGTTCACCGAACTCCACCCGGAGGCCATCCGCCCGGTGCGACTCGGTGGCGACATCGTCGACGAGGAGACGGTCCACGACACCACGATGTACATCCTGTTGAGCATCGTCATCTTCGTGTTGTTGACGGTCATCGTTGTCGTGGACTCGACGCGGTCTGGACTCGCCGTCGGTGAGTTCGACGCGATGAGTGCGGCCGCGTCGACGTTCCTCAACATCGGGCCCGCATTCGGCGCGGCCGGCCCCTACGGGAGTTACGCCGACTTTCCTACGGTGAGCAAGACGGCGATGGTGGTGTTGATGTGGGTGGGTCGAATCGAGATTATTCCCGTGCTCGTCCTGTTGACGCCGCGATTCTGGCGGTCGTAG
- the trkA gene encoding Trk system potassium transporter TrkA, whose translation MRVIVVGAGEVGSSIAADLSSDHEVTVVDIDGGQVESISYGEDVLGVKGDGSDVETLEEAGIEETDMLIASTNDDRTNIVTCGTASVFSDVFTIARVKSPQYLRTWERGSRVFGADFMVCTDLLAAETITGVIGLATAQDVDTFADGVVQMAEFEIPAESPVAGQTIEEADRFDSLTFAAILRDDAIIIPRGETRIEADDDVIVIGSPDSTRAFSAAIAPERTGPDDIVIVGGSEVGYQTAKLLESRGFSPRLVEHDPDRARWLAEQLPGTTVMQSDATDREFLDRENVGNADVLISTLENDQQNLLACLLAERLGTDRTVAVVDTVQFADIFEAVGVDVAVSPRKATAGEITRFTRGRHAENIALIEGNRAEVLEFEVDEAGDAVGCTIRELAGKLPDGVVFGAITRNGELTTPRGDTVLEAGDHVVVFASASAVDAVTGVL comes from the coding sequence ATGCGCGTAATCGTCGTCGGAGCGGGCGAGGTCGGCTCCAGTATCGCCGCCGATCTGTCCAGCGACCACGAGGTCACGGTCGTCGACATCGACGGCGGACAGGTCGAGTCAATCAGCTACGGCGAAGACGTACTCGGCGTCAAGGGCGACGGAAGCGACGTGGAGACGCTCGAAGAGGCGGGCATCGAGGAGACGGATATGCTCATCGCCTCGACGAACGACGACCGAACGAACATCGTCACCTGCGGCACGGCGAGCGTGTTCTCGGACGTGTTCACCATCGCCCGCGTGAAGAGCCCGCAGTATCTCCGCACGTGGGAGCGCGGCTCCCGCGTCTTCGGCGCGGATTTCATGGTGTGTACCGACCTGCTCGCGGCCGAGACCATCACCGGCGTCATCGGCCTCGCCACCGCACAGGACGTGGACACCTTCGCAGACGGGGTCGTCCAGATGGCCGAGTTCGAGATTCCGGCAGAAAGCCCCGTCGCGGGCCAAACCATCGAGGAAGCAGACCGCTTCGACTCGCTCACCTTCGCGGCCATCCTCCGCGACGACGCTATCATCATTCCGCGGGGGGAGACCCGCATCGAGGCCGACGACGACGTTATCGTCATCGGGAGTCCCGACTCGACCCGCGCGTTCAGCGCCGCCATCGCGCCCGAGCGCACCGGCCCCGACGACATCGTCATCGTCGGCGGGAGCGAGGTCGGCTATCAGACGGCGAAGCTGCTCGAATCCCGCGGCTTCTCGCCCCGACTCGTCGAACACGACCCCGACCGCGCGCGCTGGCTCGCCGAGCAACTGCCGGGGACGACCGTGATGCAAAGCGACGCGACCGACCGCGAGTTCCTCGACCGCGAAAACGTCGGCAACGCCGACGTGCTCATCTCGACGCTGGAGAACGACCAACAGAACCTCCTCGCGTGTCTGCTCGCCGAGCGGCTCGGCACCGACCGAACCGTCGCGGTCGTCGACACCGTCCAGTTTGCGGACATCTTCGAGGCGGTCGGCGTCGACGTGGCCGTTTCGCCCCGGAAGGCGACCGCCGGTGAGATTACGCGGTTCACGCGCGGCCGCCACGCGGAGAATATCGCCCTCATCGAGGGGAACCGCGCCGAGGTGCTGGAGTTCGAGGTGGACGAAGCCGGCGACGCCGTCGGCTGTACCATCCGCGAGTTGGCCGGTAAGTTGCCGGACGGTGTCGTCTTCGGCGCAATCACGCGCAACGGCGAACTCACGACGCCCCGCGGTGACACGGTCCTCGAAGCCGGCGACCACGTGGTGGTGTTCGCCAGCGCCAGCGCCGTCGACGCCGTCACCGGCGTTTTATGA
- a CDS encoding transcription initiation factor IIB translates to MTRISKRQDKTDAQTDKQTDDIDPENLVRTANGELMDEETGLIVEEDNIDRGPEWRAFSHQEQQQKSRVGAPTTRTMHDKGLTTNIDWQNKDASGRTLSQEKRSQMQRLRTWQERIRTQESGERNLQFALSEIDRMASALGVPRSIREVASVIYRQALDRDLIRGRSIEGVATASLHAACRQESIPRSLDDITEVSRVERREIGRTYRYISQELELALEPVDPKSYLPQLASQLEASDEIQQEAVRIVEKTTELGLHSGKSPSGYAAAALYAASRIVGPKLTQRAVADVADVTVVTIRNRYQEQMDALDVSVTH, encoded by the coding sequence ATGACACGAATCTCAAAACGGCAGGACAAAACCGACGCACAGACAGACAAACAGACCGACGACATCGACCCGGAGAACCTCGTCCGGACGGCCAACGGCGAGTTGATGGACGAGGAGACCGGTCTCATCGTCGAAGAGGACAACATCGACCGCGGCCCGGAGTGGCGCGCGTTCTCACACCAGGAACAACAGCAGAAGTCCCGCGTCGGCGCGCCGACGACGCGCACGATGCACGACAAGGGACTGACCACGAACATCGACTGGCAGAACAAAGACGCCTCGGGCCGCACGCTCTCACAGGAAAAGCGAAGCCAGATGCAGCGGCTCCGAACCTGGCAAGAGCGCATCCGAACCCAGGAGAGCGGCGAGCGCAATCTCCAGTTCGCGCTCTCGGAAATCGACCGGATGGCGAGTGCGCTCGGCGTTCCGCGGTCGATTCGCGAGGTCGCCTCCGTCATCTACCGACAGGCGCTCGACCGCGACCTCATCCGCGGGCGCTCAATCGAGGGCGTCGCGACCGCGTCGCTGCACGCCGCGTGCCGACAGGAGTCGATTCCCCGCTCGCTCGACGACATCACGGAGGTCTCACGCGTCGAGCGGCGCGAAATCGGCCGGACGTACCGCTACATCTCACAGGAACTGGAGCTGGCGTTAGAGCCGGTCGACCCCAAGTCGTATCTCCCGCAGCTCGCGAGCCAGCTCGAGGCGAGCGACGAGATTCAACAGGAGGCGGTCCGAATCGTCGAGAAGACGACCGAGCTCGGGCTCCACTCCGGAAAGTCGCCGTCGGGATACGCGGCCGCCGCGCTGTACGCCGCCTCGCGCATCGTCGGTCCGAAGCTGACACAGCGTGCCGTCGCCGACGTGGCAGACGTGACCGTCGTGACGATCCGCAACCGGTATCAAGAACAGATGGACGCGCTCGACGTGAGCGTCACCCACTAA
- the secY gene encoding preprotein translocase subunit SecY has translation MGWKETAEPLLTRMPGVTRPEGHVPFRRKLAWTAGVLVLYFFLTNVYVYGLAGQGSDAFGQFRSILAGGQGTILQLGIGPIVTASIVLQLLGGANLLGLDTNDPRDQVLYQGLQKLLVVVMICLTGLPMVFAGNFLPASDAVANSLGIGLGGVRWLMFAQIFVGGLLILFMDEVISKWGVGSGVGLFIIAGISQRLVGGFFGVPDITGQSGFLFGWYQIIFTNANLGSVLGGAGLQGLLLEQGQLLFLFTTVFIFVVVVYAESVRVEIPLSHARVKGARGRFPVKLIYASVLPMILVRALQTNLQFLGRIIHSQMGDGMPTWLGDFNSNGQAIDGFFYYVAPIYNYEDWMFFITDLPVELWQVFLRIGIDLTFMVIGGAIFAIFWVETTGMGPEATAQQIQNSGMQIPGFRQSPGVIEKVLERYIPQVTVIGGALVGALAVMANMLGTIGNVSGTGLLLTVSITYKLYEEIAEEQMMEMHPMMRQMFGDS, from the coding sequence ATGGGCTGGAAGGAGACCGCAGAACCGCTGCTCACGCGAATGCCGGGCGTCACCCGGCCAGAGGGCCACGTGCCGTTCCGCCGGAAGCTCGCCTGGACGGCAGGCGTGCTCGTGTTGTATTTCTTCCTGACGAACGTCTACGTCTACGGCCTCGCGGGGCAGGGTTCAGACGCGTTCGGTCAGTTCCGCTCCATCCTCGCGGGTGGACAGGGAACCATTCTGCAGTTGGGTATCGGCCCGATTGTTACGGCATCCATCGTCCTGCAGCTGCTCGGCGGTGCGAACCTGCTCGGGCTGGACACGAACGACCCGCGCGACCAGGTGCTGTACCAGGGGCTCCAGAAGCTGCTGGTGGTCGTGATGATCTGTCTGACCGGGCTGCCGATGGTGTTTGCCGGCAACTTCCTGCCGGCCAGCGACGCCGTCGCGAACAGCCTCGGCATCGGTCTCGGCGGCGTCAGGTGGCTGATGTTCGCCCAGATCTTCGTCGGCGGTCTCCTCATCCTGTTCATGGACGAGGTCATCTCGAAGTGGGGCGTCGGCTCCGGTGTCGGGCTGTTCATCATCGCCGGCATCAGCCAGCGACTCGTCGGTGGCTTCTTCGGCGTTCCGGATATCACCGGACAGAGCGGCTTCCTCTTCGGCTGGTATCAGATCATCTTCACCAACGCGAATCTCGGGTCGGTGCTCGGCGGCGCTGGACTACAGGGACTCCTGCTCGAACAGGGACAGCTCCTGTTCTTGTTCACCACGGTGTTCATCTTCGTGGTCGTCGTCTACGCCGAGTCCGTCCGCGTCGAGATTCCGCTCTCGCACGCGCGGGTCAAGGGCGCACGCGGTCGCTTCCCCGTGAAGCTCATCTACGCGTCCGTCCTGCCGATGATTCTCGTCCGCGCACTCCAGACGAACCTGCAGTTCCTCGGTCGCATCATCCACTCTCAGATGGGAGACGGGATGCCGACCTGGCTCGGAGACTTCAACTCCAACGGCCAAGCGATTGATGGGTTCTTCTACTACGTCGCGCCCATCTACAACTACGAGGACTGGATGTTCTTCATCACCGACCTGCCGGTGGAGCTGTGGCAGGTGTTCCTGCGTATCGGCATCGACCTGACGTTCATGGTCATCGGCGGCGCGATATTCGCCATCTTCTGGGTGGAGACCACCGGCATGGGACCGGAGGCGACCGCCCAGCAGATTCAGAACTCGGGGATGCAGATTCCCGGGTTCCGGCAGTCGCCCGGCGTCATCGAGAAGGTACTCGAACGCTACATCCCGCAGGTCACCGTCATCGGCGGTGCGCTCGTCGGCGCACTCGCCGTGATGGCGAACATGCTCGGGACCATCGGTAACGTCTCCGGCACGGGACTGCTGCTCACCGTCTCCATCACGTACAAGCTGTACGAGGAGATCGCAGAAGAGCAGATGATGGAGATGCACCCGATGATGCGCCAGATGTTCGGCGACTCCTAA
- a CDS encoding uL15m family ribosomal protein, with amino-acid sequence MTSKKRRQRGSRTHGGGSHKKRRGAGHRGGRGRAGRKKHEKNLYPPRQKHGFKRPQKTDRVVETVNLRELDEDIVLLAADGVAEETDDGYAVDARDVVDGRNDVDRVKVLGGGQCHTALTVTADAFSDDAADALDAAGGEAVLTELGEELLEEAEEADDDEQGE; translated from the coding sequence ATGACGAGTAAGAAACGACGACAGCGTGGTTCGCGCACGCACGGCGGCGGCTCGCACAAGAAGCGACGCGGCGCAGGCCACCGCGGTGGTCGCGGTCGCGCCGGTCGCAAGAAACACGAGAAGAATCTGTATCCCCCTCGACAGAAGCACGGCTTCAAGCGGCCCCAGAAGACGGACCGCGTCGTCGAGACCGTCAACCTCCGCGAGCTGGACGAGGATATCGTCCTGCTCGCGGCCGACGGCGTCGCGGAGGAGACCGACGACGGCTACGCCGTCGACGCCCGCGATGTCGTCGACGGCCGCAACGACGTCGACCGCGTGAAGGTGCTCGGCGGCGGCCAGTGTCACACGGCGCTCACCGTCACCGCTGACGCCTTCTCGGACGACGCCGCAGACGCCCTCGACGCCGCGGGCGGCGAGGCCGTCCTGACGGAACTCGGCGAGGAACTGCTCGAAGAAGCCGAGGAAGCCGACGACGACGAGCAAGGAGAGTAA
- a CDS encoding 50S ribosomal protein L30, giving the protein MEAIVQLRGEVNQSHAVRDTLSMLNLHKVNHLTFVPETDTYRGMITKVNDWVAHGTPSEETVALLIAKRAEPAKGEADIDDDWVESNTEYDDIDALASALVDEETTLKEQGLSPTLRLHPPRGGHDGIKHPGKEGGMLGKQETEALDSLLEAMR; this is encoded by the coding sequence ATGGAAGCAATCGTGCAACTCCGCGGCGAGGTGAATCAGAGCCACGCAGTTCGGGACACGCTCTCGATGCTGAATCTGCACAAGGTGAACCACCTGACGTTCGTCCCCGAGACGGACACCTACCGCGGCATGATTACCAAGGTGAACGACTGGGTCGCACACGGGACCCCGTCTGAGGAGACGGTCGCCCTGCTCATCGCGAAGCGCGCCGAGCCCGCAAAGGGCGAGGCCGACATCGACGATGACTGGGTCGAATCGAACACGGAGTACGACGACATCGACGCGCTCGCGTCGGCCCTCGTCGACGAGGAGACGACGCTCAAAGAGCAGGGACTCTCCCCGACGCTCCGACTCCACCCGCCACGCGGCGGGCACGACGGCATCAAACACCCCGGCAAGGAGGGTGGGATGCTCGGCAAACAGGAGACCGAAGCGCTCGACTCGCTCCTGGAGGCGATGCGATAA
- a CDS encoding 30S ribosomal protein S5 produces MSDRGWEPRTRLGNKVVEGEITDMRAALNSGLPLKEPEIVDQLLPGMDDEVLDINMVQRMTDSGRRVKFRCVVVVGNRDGFVGYAEGRDEQVGGAIQKAIEVAKLNVIDVSRGCGSWECGCGRPHTVALRTTGKAGSVEVELRPAPRGLGLAGGETVRHVLDLAGIEDIWTRSSGNTRTTVNFAKATFNALRATSEARVPQRAFEKREVIE; encoded by the coding sequence ATGAGCGACAGAGGCTGGGAGCCGCGAACGCGGCTCGGAAACAAGGTCGTAGAGGGCGAGATCACCGACATGCGGGCGGCCCTGAACAGCGGACTCCCGCTGAAGGAGCCCGAAATCGTCGACCAGCTCCTCCCGGGGATGGACGACGAGGTGCTCGATATCAACATGGTCCAGCGGATGACCGACTCCGGCCGCCGGGTGAAGTTCCGGTGTGTCGTCGTCGTGGGGAACCGCGACGGCTTCGTCGGCTACGCCGAGGGCCGCGACGAGCAGGTCGGCGGCGCAATCCAGAAGGCCATCGAGGTGGCCAAGCTGAACGTCATCGACGTGTCGCGCGGCTGCGGGTCGTGGGAGTGTGGCTGTGGGCGTCCCCACACCGTCGCACTTCGCACGACCGGCAAGGCCGGTTCCGTCGAGGTCGAACTCCGTCCCGCGCCGCGCGGGCTCGGACTCGCGGGCGGTGAGACCGTCCGACACGTCCTCGATCTCGCCGGCATCGAAGACATCTGGACTCGCTCGTCCGGCAACACCCGGACGACGGTCAACTTCGCGAAGGCGACGTTCAACGCCCTTCGCGCGACCAGCGAGGCCCGCGTCCCACAGCGAGCCTTCGAGAAGCGTGAGGTGATCGAGTAA
- a CDS encoding 50S ribosomal protein L18 has translation MATGPRYKVPMRRRREARTNYHQRLRLLKSGKPRLVARKSNQHTTAQLVTRGQNGDETVVEATSEDLDEYGWEAPTGNLPAAYLTGLLLGTRAVEAGVEEAVLDIGLNTATPGNKVFAVQEGAIDAGLEIPHNDDVFADWDRTRGTHIADYAEQEGGLYSGDFDATELPEHFDELREELLE, from the coding sequence ATGGCAACCGGACCACGATACAAAGTGCCGATGCGGCGTCGCCGCGAGGCACGAACGAATTACCATCAGAGGTTGCGCCTGCTGAAATCCGGGAAACCCCGGCTGGTCGCCCGCAAGAGCAACCAGCACACTACGGCGCAGCTGGTCACGCGAGGACAGAACGGTGACGAAACGGTCGTCGAGGCAACCTCCGAGGACCTCGACGAGTACGGCTGGGAGGCACCCACCGGCAATCTGCCGGCGGCGTACCTCACCGGGCTCCTGCTCGGTACGCGCGCCGTCGAGGCGGGCGTCGAGGAGGCGGTGCTCGATATCGGCCTCAACACGGCGACGCCCGGCAACAAGGTGTTCGCGGTGCAGGAGGGCGCAATCGACGCCGGTCTGGAGATTCCCCACAACGACGACGTGTTCGCCGACTGGGACCGCACGCGCGGCACCCACATCGCCGACTACGCCGAGCAGGAGGGCGGTCTCTACAGCGGCGACTTCGACGCCACCGAACTGCCCGAGCATTTCGACGAACTCCGTGAGGAACTACTAGAATGA
- a CDS encoding 50S ribosomal protein L19e: MSDLTAQKRLAADILDVGKNRIWLDPDRQEDLADAITRDDVRDLIDEGAIRAEDAKSNSRGRARERAAKRAYGHKKGAGSRKGKAGGRQNEKEAWQSKIRAQRSTLKQLREDGDIDRSTYRDVYDMASGGEFDSVADLERYIENNY; encoded by the coding sequence ATGAGTGACCTCACCGCACAGAAGCGACTCGCCGCCGACATCCTCGACGTCGGCAAGAACCGCATCTGGCTCGACCCCGACCGACAGGAGGACCTCGCGGACGCGATTACCCGCGACGACGTCCGTGACCTCATCGACGAGGGCGCGATTCGCGCGGAGGACGCCAAGTCCAACTCGCGCGGCCGTGCCCGCGAGCGCGCGGCAAAGCGCGCCTACGGTCACAAGAAGGGTGCCGGCTCCCGCAAGGGGAAAGCCGGCGGTCGACAAAACGAGAAAGAGGCGTGGCAGTCGAAGATCCGCGCCCAGCGTTCCACACTCAAACAGCTCCGCGAGGACGGCGACATCGACCGCTCCACCTACCGCGACGTCTACGACATGGCGTCCGGTGGCGAGTTCGACTCCGTCGCTGACCTCGAACGATACATCGAGAACAACTACTAA